Proteins encoded in a region of the Elaeis guineensis isolate ETL-2024a chromosome 7, EG11, whole genome shotgun sequence genome:
- the LOC105033064 gene encoding serine carboxypeptidase II-3 gives MRRVLLCLLPCFLVGIEASATTRQGDALNKLVFDAFRLKRTAVGSSSSFTTPRISNLRSISYPQQGLKKKDRIEYLPGQPEGVDFDEYAGYVTVDQKAGRALFYYFVQAVGDSSSKPLLLWLNGGPGCSSLGYGAMQEIGPFRVMSDGKTLFRNPFAWNGVANVLFLESPAGVGFSYSNTTSDYSKSGDSRTAEDNYVFLVNWMERFPEYKGRDFYIAGESYAGHLVPDLATTILQQKNTNINLNGIMIGNAVINDATDNRGMFDYLWTHALISDETIDAIHKYCSFSPNATNQEYRCGDAMSVAREVSTVLNIYNIYAPPCSSGITNTPKRLSIKNFDPCSVDYVDTYLNRAEVQQKLHANVTKLNYTWSGCSQVIQQWLDSPSTVLPLIKNLMASNIQVWIYSGDVDGRVPVTSTRYSINELLLPVKKQWYPWYIGNKACGYGVTYHGNLTFATVKGAGHEVPSYKAQQALQLVKFFLEGNPI, from the exons ATGAGGAGAGTGTTGTTGTGCTTACTACCGTGCTTCTTGGTAGGCATAGAAGCAAGTGCTACTACTAGGCAGGGAGATGCCCTCAACAAGCTCGTCTTTGATGCTTTCAGATTGAAAAGAACAGCAGTTGGAAGTTCTTCTTCTTTTACGACCCCTCGCATCTCCAACCTACGATCAATAAGCTACCCTCAACAAGGACTGAAAAAGAAGGACAGGATCGAATACTTGCCCGGCCAGCCTGAAGGTGTAGACTTTGATGAGTATGCTGGCTATGTCACCGTCGACCAAAAAGCTGGAAGAGCCCTCTTCTACTACTTTGTTCAGGCTGTTGGCGATTCTTCTTCCAAGCCTCTACTTCTCTGGCTCAATGGAg GACCTGGCTGCTCATCCCTTGGCTATGGAGCGATGCAGGAAATAGGACCATTCCGTGTCATGAGCGACGGCAAAACACTGTTTAGAAACCCATTTGCATGGAATGGAG TGGCTAATGTGCTGTTCTTGGAGAGCCCGGCTGGTGTAGGCTTCTCCTACTCCAACACCACCTCCGACTACAGCAAGAGCGGCGACAGCAGAACAGCGGAGGACAACTATGTGTTCCTGGTGAACTGGATGGAGAGATTCCCAGAGTACAAAGGTAGAGATTTCTATATAGCTGGGGAGAGCTATGCAGGCCACCTTGTACCCGATCTTGCCACAACTATTCTCCAACAAAAAAATACCAACATCAACCTTAATGGAATCATG ATTGGCAACGCGGTGATCAACGACGCAACTGACAATAGGGGGATGTTCGACTACTTATGGACGCATGCATTGATCTCAGATGAGACCATTGATGCGATCCACAAGTACTGCAGCTTCTCGCCCAACGCCACGAACCAGGAATATCGGTGTGGAGATGCGATGTCAGTGGCCAGGGAGGTCTCCACGGTGCTTAATATCTACAACATCTATGCTCCTCCTTGCTCAAGCGGTATCACCAATACTCCAAAGAGGCTCTCG ATCAAGAACTTTGATCCATGCAGTGTAGACTACGTTGACACGTATCTGAACCGTGCTGAAGTACAACAAAAGCTTCATGCTAATGTTACCAAGCTCAACTATACCTGGTCTGGTTGCAG CCAAGTGATACAACAATGGTTAGATAGCCCTTCGACGGTCCTCCCGCTTATCAAAAACCTCATGGCCAGTAATATACAAGTTTGGATATACAG TGGAGATGTAGATGGAAGAGTTCCTGTTACTTCAACTAGATATTCTATCAATGAGCTACTGCTCCCAGTGAAGAAACAATGGTATCCATGGTACATCGGAAACAAG GCTTGTGGATATGGTGTGACTTATCATGGTAATTTAACATTTGCAACTGTCAAAGGAGCAGGACATGAAGTTCCAAGTTACAAAGCACAACAAGCGCTTCAGCTTGTCAAATTTTTCCTCGAAGGGAATCCAATCTAA